In the Carassius gibelio isolate Cgi1373 ecotype wild population from Czech Republic chromosome B24, carGib1.2-hapl.c, whole genome shotgun sequence genome, one interval contains:
- the LOC128012985 gene encoding uncharacterized protein LOC128012985 isoform X1, protein MFFSNNITSKDWIPDDYSTKHNFTVNKSLYSQRFHQCTLCRKPWTPSTFFQDLLPSAERTALLYHLSYLCLGGFPKLEDLIRGQALETQQLFGSSESLMMKCVVMCSNLDSSLFPILTKVTEKNKPLLILVYLEKVRTWIHDIIRAVGDMVKRYEQHSQSVRICLSAVIQEELNCSRTQPGVIPSPVHLKDVQQCLTRIQQILLQLKLFWERVGDSLYTMKNKTFVGEDLIEDLDDLKEEFLTAIEATRKYWNNFGGCCRSAQGVFSIQSKDAYKFLEINPSSLSEDERKMLYESVMEKLNQITPQYSSTE, encoded by the exons AGAGCTTATACAGCCAGAGGTTTCACCAGTGTACACTCTGTAGAAAACCATGGACCCCATCAACG TTCTTTCAGGATCTTCTTCCGTCTGCGGAGCGAACGGCTCTTCTCTATCATCTCTCTTATCTGTGTCTGGGAGGTTTCCCAAAGCTGGAGGATCTGATCAGAGGACAAGCTCTTGAAACACAGCAGCTGTTTGGATCCTCTGAATCTCTTATGATGAAG TGTGTCGTCATGTGTTCCAACCTGGACTCCTCTCTGTTCCCGATACTGACGAAAGTCACTGAAAAGAACAAACCCCTTTTGATTTTGGTGTACCTGGAGAAAGTCAGAACATGGATTCATGACATCATTAGAGCCGTGGGTGACATGGTGAAGAG GTATGAACAACACAGCCAAAGTGTGAGGATCTGCTTGTCTGCTGTGATTCAGGAGGAGTTAAACTGTTCCAGAACACAGCCGG GTGTGATTCCCAGTCCTGTCCATCTGAAGGACGTCCAGCAGTGTCTTACTCGAATCCAGCAGATTCTGCTTCAGCTTAAATTGTTCTGGGAGAGAGTGGGAGATAGTCTGTACACAATGAAAAACAAGACTTTTGTTGGAGAGGATCTCATTGAAGACCTGGATGACCTGAAGGAGGAGTTTCTGACCGCCATTGAAGCTACAAGAAAG TACTGGAATAACTTTGGTGGATGCTGTCGAAGTGCACAAGGTGTTTTCAGCATTCAGTCTAAGGATGCGTATAAGTTCCTGGAGATCAATCCTTCTTCACTCTCAGAGGATGAACGGAAGATGCTGTACGAGTCTGTCATGGAGAAGCTGAATCAGATCACTCCGCAGTATTCATCCACAGAGTGA
- the LOC128012985 gene encoding uncharacterized protein LOC128012985 isoform X2, whose protein sequence is MDPINDSPWASQFFQDLLPSAERTALLYHLSYLCLGGFPKLEDLIRGQALETQQLFGSSESLMMKCVVMCSNLDSSLFPILTKVTEKNKPLLILVYLEKVRTWIHDIIRAVGDMVKRYEQHSQSVRICLSAVIQEELNCSRTQPGVIPSPVHLKDVQQCLTRIQQILLQLKLFWERVGDSLYTMKNKTFVGEDLIEDLDDLKEEFLTAIEATRKYWNNFGGCCRSAQGVFSIQSKDAYKFLEINPSSLSEDERKMLYESVMEKLNQITPQYSSTE, encoded by the exons ATGGACCCCATCAACG ATTCACCATGGGCCTCACAGTTCTTTCAGGATCTTCTTCCGTCTGCGGAGCGAACGGCTCTTCTCTATCATCTCTCTTATCTGTGTCTGGGAGGTTTCCCAAAGCTGGAGGATCTGATCAGAGGACAAGCTCTTGAAACACAGCAGCTGTTTGGATCCTCTGAATCTCTTATGATGAAG TGTGTCGTCATGTGTTCCAACCTGGACTCCTCTCTGTTCCCGATACTGACGAAAGTCACTGAAAAGAACAAACCCCTTTTGATTTTGGTGTACCTGGAGAAAGTCAGAACATGGATTCATGACATCATTAGAGCCGTGGGTGACATGGTGAAGAG GTATGAACAACACAGCCAAAGTGTGAGGATCTGCTTGTCTGCTGTGATTCAGGAGGAGTTAAACTGTTCCAGAACACAGCCGG GTGTGATTCCCAGTCCTGTCCATCTGAAGGACGTCCAGCAGTGTCTTACTCGAATCCAGCAGATTCTGCTTCAGCTTAAATTGTTCTGGGAGAGAGTGGGAGATAGTCTGTACACAATGAAAAACAAGACTTTTGTTGGAGAGGATCTCATTGAAGACCTGGATGACCTGAAGGAGGAGTTTCTGACCGCCATTGAAGCTACAAGAAAG TACTGGAATAACTTTGGTGGATGCTGTCGAAGTGCACAAGGTGTTTTCAGCATTCAGTCTAAGGATGCGTATAAGTTCCTGGAGATCAATCCTTCTTCACTCTCAGAGGATGAACGGAAGATGCTGTACGAGTCTGTCATGGAGAAGCTGAATCAGATCACTCCGCAGTATTCATCCACAGAGTGA